CCCGGCGGAAGGTGGCGTCTACAAGGGACCCACGGAAACCCCGATGGCCAAGGCGGACGTGCTGAAAGCGATCGCTCCCTTTCTGGCTGGCCAGGGGGGACCGCGCGCCACGGACAACGACGCGGACACCGGCGGTACAGGAGGAGGCCGGACCTCAACCGCTCGCCCGCCGACCCGAACCGGCGCGCCGGCAGCCACTCCGGCTGGGCCGGGAGCGACTCCGGCCCCCAGTGGACCGGTCCCGCCGCAGGCCTCGCCGATCGCCTCGGCGGTTCCGAGGCCCTAGGCCGACTGCACCAGCTGACGACCGGACGCCGCCGTTCCTGACCCCAGGAACGGCGGCAATGGTCCGGTGTGCACCACCGACAGCCTTCGCATCGCGCGCGTGATCGCCACGTAGAGCATCCGCAGGCCGGCGGCCTCCACGACGCCCTGCGGCTCCACCAGCACCACGCCGTCGAACTCAAGGCCCTTGCAGCGGTCCACCGGAACCAGGGTCACCGGGTGGTCCATTCCCTCGGCCTCCGCGTCGCCGAAGTCGGCCCCCGCGGCCACGAAGGCCTCGCGGATCGCGTCCAGTTCCTGCCTCGGCGCGATCACGGCCGCCGTCCCGACCGCGGCCTGCATCTCCCGGGCCTCCCGCACCACGGTCGCGGCCATCTCGCCCGCGGACACGTCGTGCATGACAACCTCGCCCGGCTCCCGGCGGACCGCCTTCGGCGCCTGCAGTGCGGGCGCCGCCACGGCAAGCACGCGGGACGCCACCTGCATGATCGACTCGGCCACGCGGTAGCCGAGGGTGAGCTCCTCCACGCGTGCGGACTCGCGG
This region of Actinomycetota bacterium genomic DNA includes:
- a CDS encoding ATP-binding domain-containing protein, with amino-acid sequence RESARVEELTLGYRVAESIMQVASRVLAVAAPALQAPKAVRREPGEVVMHDVSAGEMAATVVREAREMQAAVGTAAVIAPRQELDAIREAFVAAGADFGDAEAEGMDHPVTLVPVDRCKGLEFDGVVLVEPQGVVEAAGLRMLYVAITRAMRRLSVVHTGPLPPFLGSGTAASGRQLVQSA